The following coding sequences are from one Canis lupus baileyi chromosome 23, mCanLup2.hap1, whole genome shotgun sequence window:
- the LOC140615351 gene encoding membrane-spanning 4-domains subfamily A member 6D-like — protein sequence MRAQTYSLLGVCEHAAGTHGLIHRCSIGGTVISQPMASETIIVLTPNGINFPQTGKPKPTKQRQDSLEKRLKAEVKVFGTIQILCGAMLLILGIILAFAPSSPHFTAVLSVLLKTSYPFIGALCFVISGILSIVMEKRSTKPLAQSTVAANILSFLCALLGFVLLSVNLAALDPAFWNCDLDSKKEVHEHYKYYLHLMHPDIKEECFMTKGTLAGTLSVMLICTVLELCLAWLAAVVWWKQARSDFTGSVLFLPQGNKNESSIPIKAFSDPGYEKLLTS from the exons ATGAGAGCCCAAACTTACAGTCTCCTGGGCGTCTGTGAGCACGCAGCAGGAACCCACGGGCTGATCCACAGGTGCAG taTTGGTGGCACCGTCATTTCACAACCCATGGCCAGTGAGACCATCATAGTTCTGACACCAAATGGCATCAATTTCCCCCAAACAGGGAAACCCAAACCTACCAAGCAGAGGCAAGACAGCCTAGAGAAACGTCTTAAGGCAGAGGTCAAAGTTTTTGGG ACCATTCAGATCCTGTGCGGAGCGATGCTGTTGATCTTGGGAATTATTTTGGCATTCGCTCCCTCCTCTCCACACTTTACCGCAGTGCTTTCCGTCCTGTTGAAGACTTCTTACCCATTCATAGGAGCCTTGTGT TTTGTCATTTCTGGAATTCTATCAATCGTCATGGAGAAAAGGTCAACTAAGCCTTTG GCTCAGAGCACCGTGGCTGCAAACATTTTGAGCTTTCTATGTGCTCTCCTGGGTTTTGTTCTCCTCTCTGTCAACCTGGCTGCTTTGGATCCTGCCTTTTGGAATTGTGATTTGGACTCCAAGAAGGAAGTACATGAACACTATAAATATTACTTACACTTGATGCACCCTGATATTAAGGAGGAATGCTTCATGACCAAAGGCACTCTGGCC GGAACTCTGTCTGTGATGCTGATTTGCACGGTGCTGGAGTTGTGCCTGGCCTGGCTCGCTGCCGTGGTTTGGTGGAAACAGGCTCGCTCAGACTTCACTGGG agtGTGCTTTTCCTGCCTCAGGGTAACAAGAATGAATCCAGCATACCCATCAAGGCATTTTCTGACCCTGGATATGAAAAACTATTGACTTCTTAG